In Synechococcales cyanobacterium T60_A2020_003, the following are encoded in one genomic region:
- a CDS encoding IS5/IS1182 family transposase, whose amino-acid sequence YHRRSIAETTMFRFKTIFGGNLSARQFDNQAVELFIKCVALNRMIQIAKPDSYKVEG is encoded by the coding sequence GCTATCATCGTCGTTCGATTGCTGAAACTACCATGTTCCGCTTTAAGACTATTTTTGGGGGCAATCTCAGTGCACGTCAATTTGACAATCAAGCCGTGGAATTGTTCATCAAATGTGTTGCGCTCAACCGCATGATTCAGATCGCTAAACCCGATAGCTACAAGGTTGAAGGTTAA